From one Amycolatopsis sp. FDAARGOS 1241 genomic stretch:
- a CDS encoding TetR/AcrR family transcriptional regulator, giving the protein MSVQERKQRERADRERLIVATARELAEQQGWDAVTTRLLAERIEYSQPVLYSHFRGKREIIGAVALEGAAEMATALRAATAATDDPRTRVTALARAYLGFAERNPAVYDAIFQLDGGLTFAKQDTPEPLKDAFAALLETLEDVAGNGVHPGLFTELFWASLHGLVTLTRAGRLPPGDAERRVELLADRLPVL; this is encoded by the coding sequence ATGTCGGTACAGGAACGGAAACAGCGCGAACGGGCGGACCGCGAGCGCCTCATCGTGGCGACGGCCCGCGAACTCGCCGAGCAGCAGGGCTGGGACGCAGTCACCACCCGCCTGCTCGCCGAGCGCATCGAGTACAGCCAGCCGGTCCTCTACAGCCATTTCCGCGGCAAGCGCGAGATCATCGGCGCCGTCGCCCTCGAGGGTGCCGCCGAGATGGCCACGGCACTGCGGGCCGCGACTGCCGCCACGGACGACCCGCGCACCCGGGTCACCGCCCTCGCCCGCGCCTACCTCGGCTTCGCCGAGCGCAACCCGGCCGTCTACGACGCCATATTCCAGCTCGACGGCGGCCTGACGTTCGCGAAACAGGACACCCCGGAGCCACTGAAGGACGCCTTCGCCGCCCTGCTGGAAACCCTCGAAGACGTCGCCGGCAACGGCGTCCACCCGGGACTGTTCACCGAACTGTTCTGGGCATCCCTCCACGGCCTGGTCACCCTGACCCGCGCGGGACGGCTACCACCGGGGGACGCCGAGCGGAGGGTCGAGCTGCTGGCGGACCGGCTCCCCGTACTCTGA
- a CDS encoding helix-turn-helix domain-containing protein gives MTPEQDRPATRSGAGKFDDEHYPGYTMGRAADMLGVTQGFLRSLDEAGLITPQRSAGGHRRYSRYQLRLATRVRELVDQGTAIDAACRIITLEDQLHEAQRLNQSQHRNTID, from the coding sequence ATGACCCCTGAGCAAGACCGACCGGCCACGCGCAGCGGGGCCGGCAAGTTCGACGACGAGCACTACCCCGGCTACACGATGGGCCGGGCCGCCGACATGCTCGGCGTCACCCAAGGCTTCCTGCGCAGCCTCGACGAGGCCGGCCTGATCACCCCGCAACGCTCCGCCGGCGGGCATCGTCGCTATTCCCGCTACCAGCTGCGCCTGGCCACCCGCGTCCGGGAACTGGTCGACCAGGGCACCGCCATCGACGCCGCCTGCCGCATCATCACCCTCGAAGACCAGCTCCACGAAGCCCAGCGCCTCAACCAGTCTCAGCACCGCAACACCATCGACTGA